In the Colwellia sp. 20A7 genome, one interval contains:
- a CDS encoding TRAP transporter large permease: protein MTGLILFIVALLFLFFGYSVAFTFAGVSVLVGVLALGLDLFSFMPYRIMSVMENTTLMAIPMFVFMGIVLQKTGLAERLLESSAKLFGSIAGGVAISTIIVGALLAASTGVVGASVVAMGVISLPVMLKNNYHEPTAAGVICASGTLGQIIPPSIILIILGDVMGVPVGDLFKAAVLPGMLLIVAYTIYILVLGKFKPEYCPPMVITETKSELLVQATKDIIPPLLLIVTVLGSIFTGIATPTESSAIGALGAVVLAVFYRSFSFKKLNDVSKETVKVTSMIFAVLIGATAFSMVFSYSGSEYIVEEFFLDLPGDKWTFLLMSMLAILILGFFIDFIEIAFLVVPILVPVAMILEIDLVWFAILISMNLQTSFLTPPFGFSLFYLKGVAPPSLKTTTIYKGVIPFILMQIMVLALVLFLPEYFIFT from the coding sequence ATGACGGGTTTGATTTTATTTATAGTCGCTTTACTGTTTTTATTCTTTGGTTATTCAGTTGCCTTTACCTTTGCTGGTGTATCAGTTTTAGTTGGTGTACTTGCCTTAGGTTTAGATCTATTTTCATTTATGCCATACCGTATTATGAGTGTAATGGAAAATACCACGTTAATGGCCATTCCTATGTTCGTTTTCATGGGGATCGTGTTGCAAAAAACGGGCTTAGCTGAACGTTTACTAGAATCTTCAGCGAAACTGTTTGGTAGTATTGCTGGTGGTGTTGCTATTTCAACTATTATTGTCGGCGCTTTATTAGCCGCTTCTACCGGTGTTGTTGGCGCGAGTGTTGTAGCTATGGGGGTTATTTCTTTACCGGTAATGCTTAAGAATAACTACCATGAACCTACCGCTGCAGGTGTTATTTGTGCATCAGGTACTTTAGGCCAAATTATTCCACCATCAATTATCTTGATCATCCTTGGCGATGTAATGGGTGTTCCTGTTGGCGATTTATTTAAAGCTGCTGTTCTTCCTGGCATGTTATTGATTGTTGCTTATACCATTTATATTTTGGTATTAGGTAAATTCAAACCTGAATACTGCCCACCTATGGTGATCACTGAAACTAAATCTGAATTATTAGTACAAGCAACAAAAGATATTATTCCACCATTGTTACTTATCGTAACGGTTTTAGGATCAATCTTTACAGGTATCGCAACACCGACAGAATCCTCTGCTATTGGTGCTTTAGGCGCAGTGGTTTTAGCTGTTTTCTATCGTAGTTTCTCTTTTAAGAAACTAAACGATGTATCTAAAGAAACAGTAAAAGTGACATCGATGATTTTTGCTGTACTTATCGGTGCAACCGCTTTCTCTATGGTATTTAGTTACTCGGGTAGTGAATACATTGTTGAAGAGTTCTTCTTGGACTTACCTGGCGATAAGTGGACATTCTTATTGATGTCTATGCTAGCGATATTAATTTTAGGCTTCTTTATTGATTTCATTGAAATAGCATTTTTAGTTGTACCCATTTTGGTACCTGTTGCTATGATTTTAGAAATTGATTTAGTGTGGTTTGCTATTCTAATTTCGATGAATTTACAAACATCATTTTTGACACCACCGTTTGGTTTTAGTCTCTTTTATCTCAAGGGAGTAGCGCCACCCTCACTTAAAACCACAACAATATATAAAGGTGTAATTCCTTTTATCCTAATGCAGATAATGGTTCTAGCACTGGTATTATTTTTGCCTGAATACTTTATCTTCACATAA
- a CDS encoding porin, translating to MKKTALFLAVGSSLLMANSAMADVSVYGRITYNMLKDDTSKDVYFGRHEFAESNFGLKGTVDYGNLKFGAQLEVGLDEGVSNVLHTEGNSRTRIQELSIAGDFGKVKLGTGAGITWIISDVDQSGTWWSDPLGMSQRFGASRRGPATESQTPLVQAQSIFNERIIYESPTFLDGAKFYAQMSEASGYEVAIKYVANGWRVNIWNVDYGDVDRDDDPQANIDENATAGFLGATEGRGILAGYKHSSGVNFTATYGTADQVDDSKREYVNWKLGYTQDKHAVSISMGNYSSEDAAGVSGADHTRTTLAYNFKPLAGVQLWAQATKGDTDDQESFNALVLGGLVKF from the coding sequence ATGAAAAAAACAGCACTCTTTTTAGCCGTTGGAAGTTCTTTGTTAATGGCTAATTCAGCAATGGCTGATGTGTCGGTTTACGGACGAATTACTTACAACATGCTAAAAGATGATACCTCGAAAGATGTATATTTTGGTCGTCATGAATTTGCAGAATCAAATTTTGGCCTTAAAGGCACAGTTGATTACGGTAATTTAAAGTTTGGCGCTCAATTAGAGGTTGGTTTAGATGAAGGCGTTTCTAATGTCCTTCACACTGAGGGAAATTCACGTACACGTATCCAAGAACTATCTATAGCCGGTGATTTTGGTAAAGTAAAATTAGGTACCGGTGCGGGGATTACTTGGATTATTTCTGATGTTGATCAATCAGGTACTTGGTGGTCAGATCCATTAGGGATGAGTCAGCGTTTTGGTGCAAGTCGTCGTGGGCCTGCCACTGAGAGTCAAACACCACTTGTACAAGCTCAGTCTATTTTTAATGAGCGTATTATTTATGAATCACCAACCTTTTTAGACGGTGCTAAATTCTACGCCCAAATGAGTGAAGCAAGCGGCTACGAAGTGGCAATTAAATATGTTGCTAATGGTTGGCGTGTAAATATCTGGAATGTTGATTACGGTGATGTTGATCGTGATGATGACCCTCAAGCAAATATTGATGAAAATGCTACAGCAGGTTTCTTGGGGGCAACTGAAGGCCGAGGTATTCTTGCCGGGTATAAACATTCATCCGGCGTTAACTTTACTGCAACTTATGGCACAGCGGATCAAGTTGATGACAGTAAAAGAGAATACGTTAACTGGAAATTAGGTTACACCCAAGATAAACATGCAGTCAGTATTAGCATGGGTAACTACAGCTCTGAAGATGCTGCGGGCGTATCTGGTGCAGATCATACACGTACAACCTTAGCCTATAACTTTAAACCTTTAGCTGGTGTGCAGTTATGGGCGCAAGCAACGAAAGGCGATACAGATGATCAAGAATCGTTTAACGCCTTAGTTTTAGGTGGTTTAGTTAAATTTTAA
- a CDS encoding beta-propeller domain-containing protein: protein MLDKKLILLGYFFLLVGCGSDSKTEASVEVAQPVPPLNEMSIALTPLKAANPADFEHHLKNGVYLNSTQKTGILESANSDAASAIESVSNENGQQSNYSSTISQEAGVSEGDRLKYDGEYMYIANDESYPQQSLANDAPASKTSIRILERNVDGDLNEMSNTVVSDAASSINSLYLRKNKLAVLSNIYDHSIANSMLTSNIAVDMFFPTEKNFNLSLLDVSNQAAPNITTSYTMDGSIIDSRRVDDVLYIVSSFSPYVAGLPYATTEAEKQNNYKNVFSSNINDFLPQLIDSKGNQSNLVEPENCYLPAEATDKDGFNGIVTLTTVDLTQPDNISSICINTQVSGLYATPTSVYLYGTDYQYENNKTTETSIIHKFTIAKQNINYVASGTLEGRFNWGLSNLRFSEKDNNLRVVTTQGNQSVGYDHHLNILSPSGNQLKLVAQLPNATYPDKIGKLNKDGIVQEDIKSVRFFENKAFVVTFLNTDPLYVLDLSDIEQLKIAGALEIPGYSSYLHPISDNLLVGIGQNVDPNRMVFIDAVAIDGAESIPIIEGAKISLFDVSNMNNPIEVNAIVYKDGYTPVEYNYHALTYLKMPNGTHRFGLPVEKWLTETVVNLETGNEVEVWTRDNALQLIEVTGDDTDALLVEKGSVKAVMALEPTYISGWDDRAIFHGDDIYYLHGNNIWKSFWQTPELTTGPF, encoded by the coding sequence ATGTTGGATAAAAAGCTAATACTTCTCGGTTATTTTTTTCTATTAGTCGGCTGCGGTAGCGATTCAAAAACAGAAGCCTCCGTTGAAGTAGCTCAGCCCGTTCCTCCGCTTAATGAAATGTCTATAGCGCTAACGCCGTTGAAAGCAGCAAATCCAGCAGATTTTGAACATCATTTAAAAAATGGAGTCTATCTTAATAGTACTCAAAAGACTGGCATTTTAGAGTCAGCTAATTCTGATGCCGCCAGTGCTATTGAATCGGTCAGCAATGAAAATGGCCAACAAAGTAATTATTCATCAACTATCAGCCAAGAAGCAGGAGTGTCGGAAGGCGATAGATTAAAATATGACGGCGAATATATGTATATTGCCAATGATGAATCTTATCCACAGCAGAGTTTAGCTAATGATGCTCCAGCATCCAAAACATCGATACGGATTTTAGAACGTAATGTAGATGGTGATCTTAATGAAATGTCAAATACGGTTGTAAGTGATGCCGCATCATCAATTAATAGTTTGTATTTGAGAAAAAATAAGCTGGCTGTTTTGTCGAATATTTATGATCACTCCATTGCTAATAGTATGCTTACCTCAAACATCGCGGTTGATATGTTCTTTCCTACAGAAAAAAACTTTAATTTATCGTTATTAGATGTCAGCAATCAAGCAGCACCAAATATTACAACCTCTTATACTATGGACGGCTCAATTATTGATAGTCGACGTGTTGATGACGTACTGTATATTGTGAGTAGTTTTTCACCGTATGTCGCGGGACTTCCTTATGCGACTACTGAGGCTGAAAAACAGAATAACTATAAAAATGTTTTTTCGTCCAACATTAATGACTTTCTCCCACAGTTAATTGATTCAAAAGGCAATCAAAGTAATTTGGTTGAGCCAGAAAATTGCTACTTACCTGCCGAAGCAACAGATAAGGATGGTTTTAATGGTATTGTTACGTTAACAACCGTTGATTTAACTCAACCGGATAACATCTCTTCAATTTGCATTAACACGCAAGTATCTGGGCTTTATGCCACGCCAACGTCTGTTTATTTATACGGAACAGATTATCAATACGAAAATAACAAAACGACAGAAACATCAATTATTCATAAGTTTACAATTGCTAAACAAAATATTAATTATGTTGCGTCGGGCACACTTGAGGGGCGCTTTAATTGGGGTTTATCAAATCTTAGGTTTAGCGAGAAAGATAATAATTTAAGGGTTGTTACTACCCAAGGAAATCAAAGTGTTGGATATGATCACCATTTAAATATTTTAAGTCCATCAGGTAATCAACTAAAGCTTGTTGCGCAACTTCCTAATGCAACTTACCCGGATAAAATAGGTAAATTAAACAAAGATGGTATTGTGCAAGAAGACATTAAGTCGGTACGTTTTTTTGAAAATAAAGCTTTTGTTGTTACCTTCTTAAATACTGACCCGTTGTATGTCCTTGATCTTAGCGATATAGAGCAATTGAAAATAGCAGGGGCACTTGAGATCCCAGGTTATTCTTCTTATTTGCATCCTATCTCTGATAATTTATTAGTCGGTATAGGACAAAATGTAGATCCTAATAGAATGGTATTCATTGATGCTGTTGCTATTGATGGCGCTGAAAGCATACCTATTATTGAAGGTGCTAAAATTAGCTTATTTGATGTTAGCAATATGAACAATCCCATTGAGGTTAACGCGATTGTCTATAAGGATGGTTATACGCCTGTTGAATATAATTATCATGCACTTACTTACTTAAAAATGCCAAACGGTACACATCGTTTTGGTTTACCGGTTGAAAAATGGTTAACAGAAACAGTGGTTAATCTTGAAACAGGTAATGAAGTAGAGGTTTGGACTAGGGATAATGCTCTACAACTCATTGAAGTTACAGGTGATGATACCGATGCATTATTAGTTGAAAAAGGCAGTGTTAAAGCCGTGATGGCTTTAGAGCCAACGTATATTTCTGGTTGGGATGACCGCGCGATATTCCACGGTGATGATATTTATTATTTACATGGTAATAATATTTGGAAAAGTTTTTGGCAAACGCCTGAACTAACTACTGGCCCATTTTAA
- a CDS encoding MipA/OmpV family protein, producing the protein MKYFFLLCLLFSQYSQADCEQESDHCAVVGEWNFAVSVGAGVYTNPLNGGDNTPLILIPEISYYGDKVFFENNTLGYTLFNGEHLVVSTIVQLNHEKAYFTRWHPQNVFLENSAPSNIEGKDELDSPGDNDNVDKDELVSEVTIDDVSSKRWAIDSGIQLNWFIDQSTDIEVQILHDINNVYNGFNGQLQLNRVLKFKQLPNTRMSYSFGTNINSKNLVDYFYGVSPEIAQNKAQEYQGKISINPYFRLALVHQISTDWSAKFNVKRVFLDSNTTDSPLVKDNHINTIFAGVTYDF; encoded by the coding sequence TTGAAATATTTTTTTTTACTCTGCTTACTATTTAGCCAATATTCACAGGCTGATTGTGAACAGGAATCTGATCACTGTGCGGTGGTAGGAGAATGGAACTTTGCAGTTTCAGTAGGCGCTGGCGTCTATACTAATCCCCTTAACGGTGGAGATAATACCCCATTAATTCTTATTCCTGAAATAAGTTACTATGGTGATAAAGTATTTTTTGAAAATAACACCTTAGGTTATACCTTATTTAATGGTGAACATTTAGTTGTAAGTACTATTGTCCAACTAAACCACGAAAAGGCTTACTTTACACGCTGGCATCCTCAGAATGTTTTTTTAGAAAATAGTGCTCCGAGCAATATTGAAGGTAAGGATGAATTAGACAGTCCTGGCGATAACGATAACGTTGACAAAGATGAGCTCGTATCAGAAGTCACTATTGATGATGTTTCAAGTAAACGTTGGGCCATAGATAGCGGTATTCAATTAAATTGGTTTATTGATCAAAGCACTGATATTGAAGTACAAATTCTCCACGATATAAATAATGTCTATAACGGATTTAATGGTCAATTGCAGCTAAATCGGGTGCTTAAATTTAAGCAATTACCCAATACTAGAATGTCGTATAGTTTTGGCACTAATATTAATAGTAAAAACTTAGTCGATTATTTCTATGGCGTATCACCAGAAATAGCACAAAATAAGGCTCAAGAATATCAAGGAAAAATAAGTATCAATCCTTATTTTCGTCTAGCACTAGTACATCAAATATCTACAGATTGGAGCGCAAAATTTAATGTTAAACGTGTATTCTTAGATAGTAATACGACTGATAGCCCTTTAGTGAAAGATAACCATATTAATACTATTTTTGCAGGGGTCACTTATGACTTCTAA